A single window of Rhipicephalus microplus isolate Deutch F79 chromosome 5, USDA_Rmic, whole genome shotgun sequence DNA harbors:
- the LOC142817245 gene encoding uncharacterized protein LOC142817245 isoform X1 yields the protein MGITVTKGLCILLFLAAAFTFREARSCNGFHIPNTKRMMETKAVFGTLIRRCRKHLDDMAKHFNPKEFSKAVALACLSYNVCRDSIIEKTTRQLFLCLYNAASNKVGPFYTYLNVTEDFRQAVFDGMMCAGLTDILDSPITAIDDLATYSRWVALSFG from the exons ATGGGGATCACAGTGACCAAAGGGCTCTGCATTCTCCTCTTCCTTGCGGCGGCGTTCACCTTCCGTGAAGCACGGAGCTGCAATGGCTTCCACATAC CGAACACGAAAAGGATGATGGAGACCAAGGCAGTCTTCGGAACGCTCATACGCCGGTGCCGCAAGCACCTCGACGACATGGCCAAGCATTTCAACCCGAAGGAGTTTTCTAAG GCTGTGGCCCTCGCCTGCCTTTCCTACAACGTTTGTCGAGATTCCATAATAGAGAAGACAACGCGACAG CTCTTCCTGTGTCTCTACAATGCAGCCTCAAATAAG GTCGGCCCTTTCTACACCTACCTCAACGTAACAGAAGATTTTAGACAGGCTGTGTTTGACGGCATG ATGTGCGCCGGTCTAACTGACATCCTGGACAGCCCCATCACAGCAATCGACGATCTTGCAACGTACTCACGTTGGGTTGCCCTCTCCTTCGGCTGA
- the LOC142817245 gene encoding uncharacterized protein LOC142817245 isoform X2 — protein MGITVTKGLCILLFLAAAFTFREARSCNGFHIPNTKRMMETKAVFGTLIRRCRKHLDDMAKHFNPKEFSKLFLCLYNAASNKVGPFYTYLNVTEDFRQAVFDGMMCAGLTDILDSPITAIDDLATYSRWVALSFG, from the exons ATGGGGATCACAGTGACCAAAGGGCTCTGCATTCTCCTCTTCCTTGCGGCGGCGTTCACCTTCCGTGAAGCACGGAGCTGCAATGGCTTCCACATAC CGAACACGAAAAGGATGATGGAGACCAAGGCAGTCTTCGGAACGCTCATACGCCGGTGCCGCAAGCACCTCGACGACATGGCCAAGCATTTCAACCCGAAGGAGTTTTCTAAG CTCTTCCTGTGTCTCTACAATGCAGCCTCAAATAAG GTCGGCCCTTTCTACACCTACCTCAACGTAACAGAAGATTTTAGACAGGCTGTGTTTGACGGCATG ATGTGCGCCGGTCTAACTGACATCCTGGACAGCCCCATCACAGCAATCGACGATCTTGCAACGTACTCACGTTGGGTTGCCCTCTCCTTCGGCTGA
- the LOC142817245 gene encoding uncharacterized protein LOC142817245 isoform X3: MMETKAVFGTLIRRCRKHLDDMAKHFNPKEFSKAVALACLSYNVCRDSIIEKTTRQLFLCLYNAASNKVGPFYTYLNVTEDFRQAVFDGMMCAGLTDILDSPITAIDDLATYSRWVALSFG; this comes from the exons ATGATGGAGACCAAGGCAGTCTTCGGAACGCTCATACGCCGGTGCCGCAAGCACCTCGACGACATGGCCAAGCATTTCAACCCGAAGGAGTTTTCTAAG GCTGTGGCCCTCGCCTGCCTTTCCTACAACGTTTGTCGAGATTCCATAATAGAGAAGACAACGCGACAG CTCTTCCTGTGTCTCTACAATGCAGCCTCAAATAAG GTCGGCCCTTTCTACACCTACCTCAACGTAACAGAAGATTTTAGACAGGCTGTGTTTGACGGCATG ATGTGCGCCGGTCTAACTGACATCCTGGACAGCCCCATCACAGCAATCGACGATCTTGCAACGTACTCACGTTGGGTTGCCCTCTCCTTCGGCTGA